In the Paenibacillus pabuli genome, one interval contains:
- a CDS encoding carbohydrate ABC transporter permease: MIKKFVYSQKVAPYVFVLPFILIFLLFWFYPLVNSFIMSFQDKMLGQDPKWIGEANYSKLLTDKVFLTSIKNSVVYMLGTLVLLIPFPMLFAVMINSKLMLGREFFKSSFFLPALTSVAVAGTIFRLTFGEMEGSLMNSFLGLFGVEPIKFLKDGEWSMAALLILACWRWTGVNMLYYLSGLKSIDNEYYEAASIDGASAWQKFRTITMPLLKPTTVYVTTISVYAGLAMFTESLMMFNGNNSPKNIGLTIVGFLYRQGIEKNKLGYAAAVGIILLVIAMIINLTQLKFSGMFKKEED; the protein is encoded by the coding sequence ATGATAAAGAAATTTGTATACTCTCAAAAGGTTGCGCCTTATGTTTTTGTATTGCCATTTATACTCATATTTTTGTTATTCTGGTTCTATCCGCTTGTAAATTCATTCATAATGAGCTTTCAAGATAAGATGTTGGGACAGGATCCTAAATGGATTGGTGAAGCGAATTATTCGAAATTACTTACAGATAAAGTGTTTTTGACGTCGATTAAAAATAGCGTTGTATACATGTTAGGAACCTTAGTGCTGTTAATTCCCTTTCCCATGTTATTCGCCGTTATGATCAACAGTAAGTTAATGCTGGGAAGAGAGTTTTTTAAATCTTCGTTCTTTCTCCCTGCATTGACATCTGTAGCAGTTGCGGGTACTATTTTCCGCCTTACATTTGGTGAAATGGAAGGTTCATTAATGAACAGTTTCCTAGGTCTATTTGGTGTAGAGCCTATTAAATTCCTGAAAGACGGAGAATGGAGTATGGCAGCACTGTTAATCCTCGCATGTTGGAGATGGACAGGTGTTAATATGCTTTACTATCTATCCGGTTTGAAAAGCATTGACAATGAATATTATGAGGCTGCTTCAATTGACGGGGCATCTGCTTGGCAGAAGTTTAGAACGATCACAATGCCATTATTGAAGCCGACCACGGTATATGTTACGACAATTAGTGTTTATGCAGGTTTAGCCATGTTTACCGAGAGCCTGATGATGTTTAACGGTAACAATTCACCCAAAAATATTGGCTTAACCATTGTTGGATTTTTGTATAGACAAGGGATTGAGAAGAATAAGCTGGGTTACGCAGCTGCAGTTGGGATCATTCTGTTAGTCATTGCTATGATTATCAATTTAACGCAGTTGAAATTTAGTGGAATGTTCAAAAAGGAGGAGGATTAA
- a CDS encoding carbohydrate ABC transporter permease, with protein MSRIVIICLFIVLFVIIMIPFYAVALSSFKPGESLIRYGLNLSLDFSIMSFDNFIYLFTGEHDYFVWFWNSMTLTIVQVVLTLFVSAFVGYGFAAYDFKGKNFLFICVLLIMMVPFEILLVPLYSLINDLKMVNSYSAIILPGVANAATIFFFRQYLRSIPKEIIQSGRVDGANEYAIYFRLIMPIMKPSFAAMAILNGMNSWNNLLWPFMVLGDQSKFTLPIGLKTLLTPYGNNYDLLIVGSFFSIIPIFILFIAFQKYFIDGMTAGAVKG; from the coding sequence ATTTCCAGAATAGTAATTATTTGTTTGTTTATTGTACTATTCGTTATCATTATGATTCCATTCTATGCAGTGGCCCTATCTTCCTTTAAACCAGGTGAATCATTAATTAGATATGGTCTTAACCTAAGTTTGGATTTTAGTATCATGAGTTTTGACAATTTCATCTATCTGTTTACTGGAGAACATGATTATTTTGTATGGTTTTGGAACAGTATGACTTTAACCATCGTTCAAGTGGTTTTAACACTTTTTGTAAGCGCATTTGTTGGATATGGTTTCGCAGCATATGATTTTAAGGGTAAGAACTTCCTCTTTATATGTGTTTTGCTCATTATGATGGTGCCTTTCGAAATACTGCTGGTTCCTTTGTACAGCCTGATTAATGATTTGAAAATGGTGAATAGCTATTCAGCAATCATTCTTCCAGGTGTAGCCAATGCCGCGACGATATTTTTCTTCAGGCAATATCTAAGAAGCATACCCAAAGAGATTATTCAATCTGGGCGGGTTGATGGCGCAAACGAATATGCGATTTATTTCAGACTAATTATGCCGATTATGAAGCCATCCTTTGCAGCAATGGCCATTCTGAATGGTATGAATAGCTGGAATAATCTGTTGTGGCCATTCATGGTGCTCGGAGATCAGAGTAAATTTACTCTTCCAATCGGTTTGAAAACGTTGTTAACTCCTTATGGCAATAACTATGACCTATTGATCGTAGGCTCCTTCTTCTCCATCATTCCAATTTTCATACTGTTTATTGCTTTCCAGAAATATTTCATAGACGGTATGACTGCAGGTGCTGTTAAAGGGTAG
- a CDS encoding glycoside hydrolase family 43 protein, producing the protein MEIQQRALHDIQPLIEQRADPFIYRHSDGYYYFVASVPEYDRIEIRRAQSLEGLVTSTPVVIWRKRETGILSANIWAPELHFIDDKWYVYFAAAHTTDTNEGLFDHRMYVLENEHANPLEGSWTERGQVRTAWESFALDATTFEHNGSRYYVWAQKDPNIEGNSNLYISKMSNPWTLTGSQTMISMPEYDWEIIGYKVNEGAAFLRKGNRVFLSYSASATDFNYCMGLLEADADADLLDAASWRKSQSAVLSTDESISMYGPGHNSFTVSETDEKTLFVFHARTYKKVIGDPLYDPNRHTFVTELLWTADGRPDFRGSVAALARSVQ; encoded by the coding sequence ATGGAAATCCAACAAAGAGCGTTACACGACATTCAACCATTAATTGAGCAGAGAGCAGATCCTTTTATTTACCGACATTCGGATGGATATTATTATTTCGTAGCATCTGTTCCTGAGTATGATCGGATTGAAATCCGTAGAGCCCAGAGCCTTGAGGGGCTTGTTACTTCAACTCCTGTAGTGATCTGGAGAAAGCGCGAGACTGGTATCCTTAGTGCCAATATCTGGGCGCCTGAACTGCATTTTATTGATGACAAATGGTACGTGTATTTCGCTGCCGCACACACGACGGATACGAATGAAGGCTTGTTCGACCATCGGATGTACGTGCTGGAGAATGAACATGCCAACCCGCTCGAAGGCAGTTGGACGGAAAGAGGACAGGTTCGTACCGCGTGGGAAAGCTTCGCCCTCGATGCCACTACCTTTGAGCATAATGGCAGCCGTTATTACGTATGGGCACAAAAGGATCCGAATATCGAAGGTAACTCTAATCTGTATATATCTAAAATGAGCAATCCGTGGACGCTGACTGGGTCGCAAACGATGATTTCGATGCCGGAATATGACTGGGAGATCATTGGTTATAAAGTGAACGAAGGCGCGGCATTTCTTCGCAAGGGCAATCGGGTATTCCTCTCTTATTCGGCTAGCGCTACTGATTTCAATTATTGCATGGGCCTGCTTGAAGCCGATGCGGATGCTGATTTGCTCGATGCCGCCTCATGGCGCAAGTCGCAGTCAGCGGTTTTATCGACAGATGAGAGCATCTCGATGTATGGTCCCGGTCATAATTCCTTCACGGTGTCAGAGACCGACGAAAAGACGCTATTTGTGTTCCATGCAAGAACGTACAAGAAAGTTATAGGAGATCCGCTGTACGATCCGAATCGCCATACATTTGTGACGGAGCTTTTGTGGACGGCTGACGGCAGACCCGATTTCCGCGGTTCGGTTGCAGCACTTGCACGTTCTGTGCAGTGA
- a CDS encoding DinB family protein, with protein MSNVVADQLGFVRRQAVEYVRSINDAASDIIPPGLKNNIKWNLGHMYVIHEKFAFQLTGEETNYPANFSKLFDPGTQPSDWNIEPPTMSKLIALLAEQIERVESILSSKLKKEINPHYKSSTGLIFTNVEELLGFLIYHEAMHFATIKNIKSIIDS; from the coding sequence ATGAGCAATGTTGTCGCAGATCAATTGGGATTTGTTCGCCGTCAGGCAGTTGAATATGTGAGGAGTATAAATGACGCTGCGTCAGATATAATTCCACCAGGTTTGAAAAACAATATAAAATGGAATCTAGGCCACATGTATGTTATACATGAGAAGTTCGCTTTCCAACTTACTGGGGAAGAAACCAATTATCCTGCTAATTTTAGCAAGTTGTTTGATCCAGGAACGCAACCGTCTGACTGGAATATAGAACCTCCAACGATGTCTAAATTAATCGCCTTGTTAGCGGAACAAATTGAAAGGGTTGAATCGATACTTTCAAGCAAATTGAAAAAAGAAATCAATCCTCATTACAAGTCTTCTACAGGACTTATCTTTACAAATGTAGAAGAATTACTGGGTTTTCTGATTTACCATGAAGCAATGCACTTTGCAACAATTAAAAATATCAAGAGCATAATTGATAGTTAG
- a CDS encoding TetR/AcrR family transcriptional regulator, with amino-acid sequence MTRTVFEKSDVIPLVAEVFRELGYEGASLSKITARTRLSKGSLYYFFPGGKDEMATEILAHIDQWFIKNIFEPLEKNEPRAAIDHMWQEVDTYFQSGQRICLIGAFALDETRDRFAAVIRQYFIRWIEALSAALIQTGISKATADQISEETIASIQGALILSRALHDESYFERALANLSQRVSSYVSKSNSGH; translated from the coding sequence ATGACTCGCACTGTTTTTGAAAAGTCTGATGTCATCCCTCTCGTTGCTGAGGTATTTCGTGAATTAGGTTATGAGGGCGCATCTTTAAGTAAAATAACAGCTCGTACGCGTCTATCTAAAGGAAGCTTATATTATTTCTTTCCGGGTGGAAAAGATGAGATGGCTACTGAAATTCTTGCTCATATTGATCAATGGTTTATCAAGAACATTTTTGAACCACTCGAAAAGAATGAACCCCGTGCAGCCATTGATCATATGTGGCAAGAGGTCGATACTTATTTTCAATCTGGTCAGCGTATATGCCTTATTGGTGCATTCGCATTGGACGAAACAAGAGATCGATTCGCTGCTGTAATTCGGCAATATTTTATAAGATGGATTGAAGCCTTAAGCGCGGCACTAATTCAAACAGGTATCTCTAAAGCGACGGCTGACCAAATTTCAGAGGAAACAATTGCTAGTATCCAAGGGGCATTAATTCTAAGTAGAGCACTTCATGATGAATCCTATTTTGAACGTGCGTTGGCAAATCTATCACAACGAGTCTCAAGTTATGTTTCTAAAAGCAACTCTGGTCACTGA
- a CDS encoding nuclear transport factor 2 family protein, producing MNILTPPFTRETAIQKTRMAEDSWNSRDPQRVSLVYTEDCYWRNRSEFITGRQEIVSLLTRKWAKELDYRLIKELWSFTDNRIAVRFAYEWHDDSGNWFRSYGNENWKFADDGLMKRRFASINDMPIKEEERKFHWPLGTRPAEHPSLSELNL from the coding sequence ATGAATATTTTAACTCCCCCATTCACTCGTGAGACAGCGATCCAAAAAACTCGTATGGCCGAAGACAGCTGGAATAGCCGAGACCCTCAGCGCGTCTCACTTGTGTATACTGAGGATTGTTATTGGAGAAATCGGAGCGAATTTATAACAGGCCGCCAAGAAATTGTCTCTTTACTAACTAGAAAATGGGCCAAAGAACTGGACTACCGCCTGATCAAGGAGCTTTGGTCATTTACAGATAACCGTATTGCCGTTCGATTCGCATATGAATGGCATGATGATAGTGGCAATTGGTTCAGATCGTATGGAAACGAGAATTGGAAATTCGCTGACGACGGCTTGATGAAGCGTAGATTTGCTTCGATTAATGACATGCCGATTAAGGAAGAGGAACGAAAATTTCATTGGCCTCTCGGCACGCGCCCCGCTGAACACCCAAGCCTAAGTGAGTTAAACCTATGA
- a CDS encoding sugar phosphate nucleotidyltransferase: MHIVLLCGGSGKRLWPLSNELRSKLFVDILPSPEGGRESMISRVCRQLDSSDLLDSTLIISHQNQTDITTRHTKGKIPVIGEPFKRGTFTAAALASLYLKSCGAAEPDDMICIAPADVFADENFFRSFKLLPEILKQSHADIILIGTRPTYASEQYGYILPGKKEPNGYAPVTQFIEKPELDVAETLLQHGALWNCGVYAFSLAFMLSHIEKNGLPVHYDQLLTLYEQLPERSFDKQVAEQSQRAVVLPYEGVWQDIGSWDALCDQLDSNVLGHGRISESSPDSYIVNELPYPIHVIGVPGIITVASPDGILIANKKDSNEIKEQLGSIPLQPMYVEATWGSYRVMERSVEDENTTVTTLNMTLLPGKHIGLRQHRLGCRAWTVISGSGQVLINGQIRQVTTGNQFAITLNSLFSILAETRMVILEVQLGVPENEERMPYEAEDWKVMIELAGSYKSPD, encoded by the coding sequence ATGCATATCGTACTGCTATGTGGCGGCTCAGGCAAAAGGCTTTGGCCGCTGTCCAATGAGCTTCGCTCCAAGCTGTTCGTGGATATACTTCCGTCACCTGAAGGCGGAAGGGAATCCATGATCAGCAGAGTATGCCGCCAGCTTGACAGCTCAGACCTACTCGACTCAACGCTCATTATTTCACATCAGAACCAGACCGACATTACCACCCGTCATACCAAAGGCAAGATACCCGTCATTGGAGAACCTTTTAAGCGTGGGACTTTTACTGCAGCTGCCTTGGCGAGCTTGTATCTGAAATCCTGCGGAGCGGCTGAACCTGACGATATGATTTGTATCGCGCCAGCGGATGTGTTCGCAGACGAGAACTTTTTCAGGAGCTTCAAATTACTTCCGGAAATATTGAAACAGAGTCATGCCGATATCATTTTAATTGGGACAAGGCCCACATACGCTTCAGAACAATATGGATACATCCTGCCAGGAAAAAAAGAACCTAATGGTTATGCACCGGTTACACAATTCATAGAGAAACCTGAATTGGATGTCGCTGAAACCCTGCTACAGCATGGCGCATTGTGGAACTGCGGGGTGTATGCCTTCTCTCTTGCGTTTATGTTGTCCCATATTGAAAAAAATGGCCTTCCGGTTCATTACGATCAATTGTTAACCCTGTATGAACAGTTGCCTGAACGCAGTTTTGACAAACAAGTTGCTGAACAATCGCAACGGGCTGTTGTACTGCCATATGAGGGTGTATGGCAGGATATCGGGAGCTGGGATGCTCTGTGTGATCAGTTGGATTCCAATGTATTGGGACACGGCAGAATATCCGAATCCTCCCCGGATTCCTACATCGTTAACGAGCTCCCCTACCCGATCCACGTCATCGGAGTCCCAGGTATTATCACTGTCGCAAGTCCGGACGGAATTCTCATAGCCAATAAAAAAGATTCAAATGAAATTAAAGAGCAATTGGGCAGTATTCCACTGCAACCGATGTACGTCGAGGCAACTTGGGGCAGCTATCGCGTCATGGAGAGATCGGTAGAAGACGAAAATACAACCGTAACCACATTGAATATGACGCTTTTGCCTGGCAAACATATCGGATTACGCCAGCATCGATTAGGGTGCCGAGCATGGACTGTCATTTCAGGCAGTGGGCAGGTGCTTATTAACGGGCAGATCAGGCAGGTGACCACAGGCAATCAGTTTGCGATTACCTTGAATAGCCTCTTTTCTATTCTGGCCGAAACCAGGATGGTCATTCTTGAGGTTCAGCTTGGCGTACCGGAGAATGAGGAACGCATGCCTTATGAAGCAGAGGATTGGAAGGTAATGATTGAGCTTGCAGGATCTTATAAATCACCAGATTAA